Within the Vagococcus carniphilus genome, the region TGGGTATACTTCTCCCCTACAGTGCAAGTAAGTTTTCCTTCTTAGCCTCTCTGGACTATTCTTAAAGGACTTCTATTTATTTGTTAAAGCAATGATACATTAGTGGCTAAGAAAAAGCAACATTATTTCTTAAATCTTCTAAAGTTTTATTAAAAACTTCTGGTAAATCGCTACTAAAAGTCATCACTTCATGCGTTTTAGGGTGCTCAAACCCTAGTGTTTTGGCATGTAAAAATTGGCCATTTCCTTGAAGTGTTTTTCTTGGACCATATAGTGGGTCCCCTGCAATTGGAAATTCGATATAATTCATATGTACCCGAATCTGATGTGTTCTTCCTGTTTCTAATTGACACTCAACAAGAGTAAATTCTGAAAAACGTTCTAATACTTCAAAATGAGTAACAGCGGGCTTACCATCTTTCACGACGGCTTGTTTCTGTCTGTTATCTTTACTTCTACCAATTGGTGCTGTAATAGTTCCTTTATCATGAGGAATAACGCCATGAACTAAAGCAACATATTTTCTCAATGCTTTTCTTTCTTTTAATTGATCTGCTAAAAATAAATGCGCCTCATCATTTTTAGCTACCATTAAAAGTCCTGATGTATCTTTATCAATTCGGTGAACAATCCCTGGTCTAATTACATCATTAATAGTTGATAATTTGTCACTATGGTTCATCAAAGCGTTTACTAAAGTACCATCAGGATGTCCTGCAGAAGGATGTACTACCATTCCTTGAGGTTTATTAATTACCATCACTTCATCATCTTCATAGATAACCTCTAGAGGGATATCTTGAGCAACTGCCTCAATTACTCGTGGCTCAGGTCGATTGATTTCTATTTTATCACCATGTTTAACTTTGTAATTCGCTCTTGTTACCTCTTCATTGACAGTTACTCGTCCATCTTTTAACCATCCTTGAATTTGAGATCTTGAAAATTGGCTAAAAACTTCTGTTAAAACTTTATCCAATCTTCCTTTTTCATCTTGTATTGTATAATTTAATAGCTCCATTAAAACGCTCCTTCATAAGAATTCTTTCCCATTTTATCACATTTTCCTCCAAATAGAAAAAAGAACCTAACTTTTATGCTAGGTTCTACTTTTTATCAGCAAAAACAGCGACAACACTACCATCTTTTTGTTTCGATGCCGTAATTAGATAGAGTTTTTGATCAGGATACTTATCAAGCTGATACGTATCTTCTTTTTCTAATCCCTCTAGTATTTCAAAAGACTCAAAGGTTTCGATATATTTATATTTCTCTGCTAATTTCTTTGTTTCTTTATCAATTTTTTCATATTCTGCTGTATCAAGTTCATTAACATCCATTTTTCCGGTATTGGTTGCTACTACATCAGGCGTTTTGCTTTTCATGTATTCATTATAAACAAAATAGCCACCACCAGCAGCAATCACAAGAAACACAAGAATTGAGAAGAACTTCTTCATTCACTTCACCTCTTAAACAGTTTTACTTTCTTTTAAACCTTCTACGGTTTTTTTTACTTGGTCATATAAATTTTGAACAGGAACAAAACGAGCTTGTCGTAAATACTCCCTTCCATCAACAAACAGTAAAACAACTGGAACAGTCATCACTGAAAACTCTCCTGCAACTTCTGGAACTTCTAATGTATTCACTTCAAAAAAGCGAATTTCTTCTTTGTACTCTGCTAATTTTGTATCAATTTGAGGTTTTAATCCATGACAAACGCTACAATTAGGTTGTCCAAAATAAACAAGTGCTAACTCCGATGTTTCAATGTTCTTTTTTAATATATTTATATCTGTTACTTTTTCAAACATAACGATCCCTCTTTTCTAATCTATTGTATAAAAGAATAGAAAGAAAACCAATGTTTATGCTTTTTATTATAACATACCATGAAGAGTTTGAGTTGTGTCTATTAAATTTTCTGAAACAAACCATTGATAGACAACTACGCCCACGATAAATTCTTTTTCTTCTGTCGCTAAATCAATAGATTCCAGTAGCTCAACTAAAAAATTCAAACTTTCAGTCCACTTGTCAAAATTTTGAATAGTCATTCTTGCTATTTTAAAAGTGTATAGGTCTTCAATCATTCCAACATAGTTCATCTTATATAGAGTTTCCATGAAAATATCTGATTTATCACAAGAAATAGATTTACCTTTTTCTAGTCTTCTCAACTTTCGCTCTATGTAAGTCATGAAGTAATTTTGGTTAACATCTCCCACTTTAGAGCGAACTTCTAGGAACTCTTTTGGTAAATCATCTCGGTTTAACGCAAGAAAATTAAAAAAGTCACTTAATTGATAGCCATATGTTGGATACGGTTGACTCATAGAAATAAATGTTTCTTTTTTACCTTTTATTTCAGTGTAGCGTGATGGAATACTTAACCATTCTTTTGAGATATAGTTATCAGGATAAATTGAACTAGCCCCATGTACTAACTCACCAAATAAACTATACAAGAATACGACTGTTTTATTTTCATCAGGAATCTGTTGAACTGTTTCTTCAAACATTGAAATGATTGTATCTTTTTTATTATCTAGATAATCAGTCAATAGTGTAATCATCTTTTCTTGCATGTCTTCAGTTATAATATTTCCTTTAAAAGAATAAGATCCATGATATCTTTCAACTAAATTAAACGTTACCAAATCATCAATAAATCGATCCATTTCATCCTTTTCAGGAAAAGCACGTTTGATTTGTCTTAATGTTACTTTTTCTGTTTTGTGATCCTTCAAGTAATTTAAAATAGGTTCTGTTGTTTCATCTAAAACAATCGCCATTTTTTTTGAGTCAAATGGTTGATTGACAATTTTTAACATATACTCATCCTCAAAAAAAGAGACCGAAACAGAGCTAAAAACAGTTCTGAACCAGCCTCTTAATCTTATTTTTCTCTAATTAAAAGCATTTGTTAGTGGTGGAACCACTTGTTTTTTACGTGAAACCACACCTTTTAATAATGCTTGATTATTTTCTAACTTCACATTGAAGGCTTCTTCAACTTTTTCTTTTGGTTCTCCTACAACTAAACACACAGAATCACTATCTAAAATATTAGTAATAACTAATACGAACATATCAAAACCATTGATTTCATTTTGGTTTTTCATTTCATTTTCTAATTCTGCTTGACGACTTAAGACATCATTCACATCAACAGTATTAACTTGACCAATTCTTAAGTTTTTTCCACCCATCGGGAATGATTTAGCATCTGCATCGATTAATTGCAAAGCCGTTTTATCAGAAAGATTAGTTCCTGCTTTTAACATATCTAATCCATAAGCATTCATATCAACACCAGCAATTTCAGCTAACTCTTTAGCTGCTGCCACATCTTCTTCTGTACAAGTTGGTGATTTGAATAATAATGAATCTGAAATAATAGCAGAAAGCATTAAACCAGCAATCTCTTTTGGAATTTCAATTCCTTTTTCTTTGTATAATTTTAAGATAATTGTATTAGTACAACCAACTGGTTCAGCTCTATAATATAATGGATTAGCTGTTTCAAAGTTAGCAATACGGTGGTGATCCACAACTGCTAAAACTTCTACTTCTTTAATATCTGATGCACTTTGTTGTGCTTCATTATGATCTACTAACATAACTTGATTGGTTTCAGGTTTTACAGAATCAATCACGCGAGGGGCAGCCATTTTAAAATAATTTAGTGCATATGCTGTTTCTTCATTAGGCTCACCCAAAGCAACTGCTTCAGCTTCAACACCTAGTTTATTTTGTAAATACGCATATGAAATAGCTGATGTAATGGCATCTGTGTCAGGGTTTTGATGACCAAAAACTAAAACTTTTGACATAATTAAAATTCCTCCAATATCTATATCTTACTCTTCGTATTATATCATAAATAATAGTTTTCATAAGTAGTTTACGAAATTAATTTTAGTCCAACTGCCGCAAAAAGAATTAAACCAATAAAGAAGATTCTTTTTGCATCTTTAGGCTCCTTATAAAAAACAATCCCTAAAATCGCTCCACCAGAAGCACCTATACCTGTCCACACCGCATAAGCAGTACTCATTGGTAAGCTTTCAATGGAATAAGAAAGTAAGATAAAGCTTAATGCAAACATAACAATTAATGTTAATAGATTTTTCTTTGACTTATCATTCACATATTTATTAATACTATTAACACCTAACATTTCAAAAATACCAGCAAAAACTAAACTAATCCAAGCCATTTATTTAACCTCACTTTCTTTTTTACCATCTGATGATAATTTAAGCCCCATTACACCGATAAGTAAAATTCCTAAAAAGACAATCGTCATAACACTCACAGGTTGCTTAAAAATAAAAGCATCCACGAGAATTGTTCCTGTCGTTCCTAGTCCAACAAATACAGCATAAACCGTTCCGACTGGTAACTTCTCTCCTGCTTTAATCATTAAATAAAAACTAATAAAGATAGCGATGACTGTACCAGTCCATTCAATTGGACTAGCAGCATGTTTAAGTCCAATCACCCACATAACTTCAAATACAGCGGCAATTACGATAGATAGCCAACTACGATTCATTTACTTCATCTCCTTCAATATTTTTACACAAAAAAGCCTGGGAAAATAATTCTCCCAGGCTTTTATCCTTCCGTGTACATAGGTTTACCCCATGGACTTACTCTCGGACCAGACTGATATTGCTCATATCACGGAACCCTAGTAAGTACTTTTTATTCGTATCAATAGATTATAGCAAATTTATAATTGATTTCAATTTAAAAGGTTTTTTGCTCATTAAATTTTTACATTTATTTTTTAAAATGAGAAAACCTCCAATTCACACTGGAGGCTTTCTTTAATCACAAGACAAACTATCTTGTTTGATATTTAGTATAATCTTGCACGTGTAATATATCTTGAGCATTTTTAACTCTTTCTTGAGTAGGTGGGTCAATACCTTCTAGTGGATAAGTAAGACCCAATTCTTCCCATTTATAGCGGCCCATTGTATGATATGGTAAAATTTCAACCTTATCTACGTTGTTTAACGTTTTGATGAAAGCATCAAGTCTGATCAAATACTCATCATAATCACTTCTAAATGGAACTAAAACGTGGCGAATCCAAACTGGCTTACCAATATCAGAAAGATGTTTAGCCATTTCCAAAATACTGTCATTTGGATTTTTAGTTAATTTTTTATGAGCTTCATTATCAATATGTTTGATATCAAATAAAAGTAAATCTGTGTATTTCATCAATTCATTAAATTGACTAATGAAAGGTTCTTCATAAGTGAATGGACGTCCACATGTATCAATTGTCGTATGAATTCCTTTAGCTTTCGCTTTTTTAAATAAATCCGTAATAAATTCAGGTTGAAGTAAAGGCTCTCCACCACTGATGGTAATACCACCTTTATCTCCCCAATAACTTTTATAACGTAAGGCTTCTTCTAAGATTTCATCCGTTGTCACTTCACGACCAGCATTGATTTTCCATGTGTCCGGATTATGACAAAACTCACATCTCATGCGACATCCCTGCATAAAGACAATAAAACGAACGCCAGGTCCATCTACAGTCCCAAAATTTTCAGTTGAGTGAATTCTTCCAGTAACTTTTTCTGTCATAACTTCCCATTCCTTATCTAAAAAGAGGCGACCGAAGTCATCAGCCACCTCTAGTTATTTATTTTTTAATTACATTCTATCGTGTGAAGTTCTTGAAATAACGTCTGCTTGTTGTTCAGGAGTTAAGTCACGGAATTTAACTGCGTAACCAGACACACGAATTGTTAAGTTTGGATATTTTTCAGGATGAGCTTGAGCATCCAATAATAAATCTGTTGTAAATACGTTAACGTTTAAGTGGTAACCACCATTATCAAAGTAACCATCCATTACGTTACGTAAGTTGTTAACACGTGTTGCATCGTCTTTACCTAAACCATTAGGGTTAATAGTTTGAGTATTTGAAATACCATCACGAGCGTTAGTATATTCTAATTTAGCAGTAGAGTTTAATGAAGCTAATAAGCCATTTTTCTCACCTAAGAATTTACCATCTTGGTAACTTGGGTTAGCACCTGGTGCTAATGGTTTACCTGCACGACGTCCATCAGGTGTATTACCTGTAGCTTTACCATAAACAACATTTGAAGTAATTGTTAATAATGATGTTGTTGGTGTTGAGTTACGGTAAGTATGTTGACGTTTAATTTGAGTCATGAAGTAATCTAAGATCCAGTTTGCACATGCATCTGCTTCTTCATTATCGTTACCATAAGTTGGGAATTCATTTTGTGGTACATAATCAACTGCTAAACCATCTTCGTCACGGATTACTTTAACATTACCATGTTTAATAGCCATCATACTATCAGCAGCATGAGAGATACCAGCAATACCTGTAGCGAAAGTACGTTTTAAGTCAGTTTCCATGAATGCTAATTGTTCAGCTTCATAAGCATATTTGTCATGCATGAAGTGAATAACATTTAATGTATTAACATATAATTCAGCTAACCAGTCCATGATATCTTTGTAGCGTTCAACAAATTCGTTGTAATCTAAAGTATCACCAGTCATTGGACGGAATTTAGGTCCAACTTGAGCTTTAGTTTTTTCGTCAACTCCACCGTTAATAGCATAAAGAACAGCTTTAGCTAAGTTAGCACGAGCACCAAAGAATTGCATATCTTTACCCATTACAGTTGCAGACACACAACAAGCAATAGCACAATCGTCTGATCCCCAATTAGCTCTTAATAAGTCATCATTTTCAAATTGGATAGATGAACTTTCTTTAGCAATATGAGAAGCAAATGTTCTGAATCCTTCTGGTAAATGAGATGAATAAAGAACTGTTAAGTTTGGTTCTGGAGATGGTCCCATGTTTACTAATGTATGTAAAATACGGAAATCATTTTTAGTAACTAATGAACGTCCATCAATTCCCATACCAGCAATTGATAATGTAGCCCAAATTGGGTAACCAGAGAATAATTGATTGTATTCTGGTGTACGAGCAAATTTAACCATACGTAATTTCATGATTAAATGGTCAATCATTTCTTGAGCTTCTAATTCAGTGATAGCACCATTATCTAAATCACGTTGGATATAAATATCTAAGAATGCTGAGATACGTCCGATAGACATAGCAGCACCATTTTGTGATTTGATTGCTGCTAAGTAACCGAAGTAAGTCCATTGGATTGCTTCTTGAGCGTTTTTAGCAGGAGCTGAAATATCAAAGCCATAATAAGTAGCCATTTCTTTGATAGAACCCAAAGCTCTGATTTGAGCTGAAACTTCTTCTCTTAAGCGAATAACTTCTTCAGTCATTACTTTATTACCAACATTAGATAAATCTTTTTTCTTTTCAGCAATTAAGAAGTCAATTCCGTATAAAGCTAAACGACGGTAATCACCAATAATACGTCCACGACCATAAGCATCTGGAAGGCCTGTGATAATTTTATTTTTACGAGCGGCTCTCATTTCAGGAGTGTAAGCATCAAAGACACCTTGGTTATGAGTTTTTCTCCAATCAGTGAAGATTTTTGTCATTTCTTCATCTGTTTCGTAACCATTAGATACTAAAGCGTTATTCGCCATGTTAATACCACCAAATGGCATGAACGCTTGTTTCAATGGCACGTCAGTTTGTAAACCAACAATTTTTTCTTCTTCTTTGATTAAGTAACCAGGTTCATGTGATGTAACAGTTGCTGGAATGTTATTATCCATATCGTACACGCCATTTTTT harbors:
- a CDS encoding RluA family pseudouridine synthase, translated to MELLNYTIQDEKGRLDKVLTEVFSQFSRSQIQGWLKDGRVTVNEEVTRANYKVKHGDKIEINRPEPRVIEAVAQDIPLEVIYEDDEVMVINKPQGMVVHPSAGHPDGTLVNALMNHSDKLSTINDVIRPGIVHRIDKDTSGLLMVAKNDEAHLFLADQLKERKALRKYVALVHGVIPHDKGTITAPIGRSKDNRQKQAVVKDGKPAVTHFEVLERFSEFTLVECQLETGRTHQIRVHMNYIEFPIAGDPLYGPRKTLQGNGQFLHAKTLGFEHPKTHEVMTFSSDLPEVFNKTLEDLRNNVAFS
- a CDS encoding manganese-dependent inorganic pyrophosphatase, producing the protein MSKVLVFGHQNPDTDAITSAISYAYLQNKLGVEAEAVALGEPNEETAYALNYFKMAAPRVIDSVKPETNQVMLVDHNEAQQSASDIKEVEVLAVVDHHRIANFETANPLYYRAEPVGCTNTIILKLYKEKGIEIPKEIAGLMLSAIISDSLLFKSPTCTEEDVAAAKELAEIAGVDMNAYGLDMLKAGTNLSDKTALQLIDADAKSFPMGGKNLRIGQVNTVDVNDVLSRQAELENEMKNQNEINGFDMFVLVITNILDSDSVCLVVGEPKEKVEEAFNVKLENNQALLKGVVSRKKQVVPPLTNAFN
- the pflB gene encoding formate C-acetyltransferase codes for the protein MGHWDGFKGDKWRTSVDVRDFIQHNYTEYKGDDSFLEPAAESTEKLWTKLQELFEVQHEKNGVYDMDNNIPATVTSHEPGYLIKEEEKIVGLQTDVPLKQAFMPFGGINMANNALVSNGYETDEEMTKIFTDWRKTHNQGVFDAYTPEMRAARKNKIITGLPDAYGRGRIIGDYRRLALYGIDFLIAEKKKDLSNVGNKVMTEEVIRLREEVSAQIRALGSIKEMATYYGFDISAPAKNAQEAIQWTYFGYLAAIKSQNGAAMSIGRISAFLDIYIQRDLDNGAITELEAQEMIDHLIMKLRMVKFARTPEYNQLFSGYPIWATLSIAGMGIDGRSLVTKNDFRILHTLVNMGPSPEPNLTVLYSSHLPEGFRTFASHIAKESSSIQFENDDLLRANWGSDDCAIACCVSATVMGKDMQFFGARANLAKAVLYAINGGVDEKTKAQVGPKFRPMTGDTLDYNEFVERYKDIMDWLAELYVNTLNVIHFMHDKYAYEAEQLAFMETDLKRTFATGIAGISHAADSMMAIKHGNVKVIRDEDGLAVDYVPQNEFPTYGNDNEEADACANWILDYFMTQIKRQHTYRNSTPTTSLLTITSNVVYGKATGNTPDGRRAGKPLAPGANPSYQDGKFLGEKNGLLASLNSTAKLEYTNARDGISNTQTINPNGLGKDDATRVNNLRNVMDGYFDNGGYHLNVNVFTTDLLLDAQAHPEKYPNLTIRVSGYAVKFRDLTPEQQADVISRTSHDRM
- a CDS encoding DUF1803 domain-containing protein; its protein translation is MLKIVNQPFDSKKMAIVLDETTEPILNYLKDHKTEKVTLRQIKRAFPEKDEMDRFIDDLVTFNLVERYHGSYSFKGNIITEDMQEKMITLLTDYLDNKKDTIISMFEETVQQIPDENKTVVFLYSLFGELVHGASSIYPDNYISKEWLSIPSRYTEIKGKKETFISMSQPYPTYGYQLSDFFNFLALNRDDLPKEFLEVRSKVGDVNQNYFMTYIERKLRRLEKGKSISCDKSDIFMETLYKMNYVGMIEDLYTFKIARMTIQNFDKWTESLNFLVELLESIDLATEEKEFIVGVVVYQWFVSENLIDTTQTLHGML
- the pflA gene encoding pyruvate formate-lyase-activating protein — encoded protein: MTEKVTGRIHSTENFGTVDGPGVRFIVFMQGCRMRCEFCHNPDTWKINAGREVTTDEILEEALRYKSYWGDKGGITISGGEPLLQPEFITDLFKKAKAKGIHTTIDTCGRPFTYEEPFISQFNELMKYTDLLLFDIKHIDNEAHKKLTKNPNDSILEMAKHLSDIGKPVWIRHVLVPFRSDYDEYLIRLDAFIKTLNNVDKVEILPYHTMGRYKWEELGLTYPLEGIDPPTQERVKNAQDILHVQDYTKYQTR
- a CDS encoding DMT family transporter; this translates as MNRSWLSIVIAAVFEVMWVIGLKHAASPIEWTGTVIAIFISFYLMIKAGEKLPVGTVYAVFVGLGTTGTILVDAFIFKQPVSVMTIVFLGILLIGVMGLKLSSDGKKESEVK
- a CDS encoding DMT family transporter, producing MAWISLVFAGIFEMLGVNSINKYVNDKSKKNLLTLIVMFALSFILLSYSIESLPMSTAYAVWTGIGASGGAILGIVFYKEPKDAKRIFFIGLILFAAVGLKLIS
- a CDS encoding thioredoxin family protein; translation: MFEKVTDINILKKNIETSELALVYFGQPNCSVCHGLKPQIDTKLAEYKEEIRFFEVNTLEVPEVAGEFSVMTVPVVLLFVDGREYLRQARFVPVQNLYDQVKKTVEGLKESKTV